One Methanocalculus natronophilus DNA window includes the following coding sequences:
- the ppsA gene encoding phosphoenolpyruvate synthase yields the protein MKDAPNILWLEEIRKGDLPSVGGKGASLGEMASIGLPVPQAFVVTAQAFRRFLVETGLEESLYSILEGLDVDENNALESAAGKAKDLIMSVPIPDYMVDEIRSAYDRIGHKTVVAVRSSATAEDLPDASFAGQQETFLNIIGGDDVIEAVQMCWASLYGARAIYYRSKQGFDDRSVNIAVVVQELIFSEKAGVLFTSHPVTGEPLSIIEGSWGLGEAVVSGSVSPDNFVFDQSKQKIVDRIIASKETEIIPDGTKGTKEVPVPEDRRTKPVLSDDEVARLASLGKLSEDHYGVPQDIEWGIVGEEIYILQSRPVTTIKAQTQTKAAAPTGQQTVLLEGQGASPGTVTGRVAIIKQIKDSGSVQEGDILVAKMTNPDMVPAMRRVSGIITDEGGMTCHAAIVSRELGTPAVVGTKKATTTLKNGQIVTIDGDKGVVYEGEVRAAREKDDAPVQAAAAPLVTATLIKVNVSLPEAAKRAAATGADGVGLLRIEHLILGMNRTPQWFIEQKREDEFIDELYEGIKTILDAFPGKPVWVRTLDAPTDEFRNMEGGEDEPVEHNPMLGWRGIRRDLSVPEQFRLQVEAFKRLWKDGYDNLGLMLPLVNHPREFIQAKALLREWGVAVDAVTLGIMVEVPSSAILIDDFIRAGINFASFGTNDLVQYTLAVDRNNEHVASMYEPTHPAVLKLIDYAIQRCRSAGVECSICGQAGSDPAMVSWLVEHGIRSVSANIDAVQKIREAAARTEQRMVLDLAYSKGGNEEYRLF from the coding sequence ATGAAGGACGCTCCAAACATTCTCTGGCTTGAGGAGATCAGGAAGGGTGATCTGCCCTCTGTGGGTGGCAAAGGCGCATCGCTTGGTGAAATGGCCTCTATCGGGCTTCCTGTACCCCAGGCATTTGTTGTTACCGCACAGGCATTCCGGCGCTTCCTTGTCGAGACCGGGCTTGAAGAATCACTCTATTCCATCCTTGAGGGTCTGGATGTCGATGAGAATAATGCGCTTGAGTCTGCTGCGGGTAAGGCAAAGGATCTCATCATGTCTGTCCCGATTCCTGACTATATGGTGGACGAGATCCGGTCAGCCTATGACAGGATCGGTCACAAGACCGTTGTCGCAGTCAGGTCAAGCGCGACTGCAGAAGATCTCCCTGATGCAAGTTTTGCAGGGCAGCAGGAGACGTTCCTCAACATCATCGGTGGAGATGATGTCATTGAAGCAGTCCAGATGTGCTGGGCATCGCTCTATGGAGCGCGTGCCATATACTACCGGTCAAAACAGGGCTTTGATGACCGGAGTGTCAATATCGCGGTAGTTGTCCAGGAACTGATCTTCTCGGAGAAAGCCGGTGTTCTCTTCACATCCCATCCGGTAACAGGAGAGCCCCTCTCGATCATCGAAGGGTCATGGGGGCTTGGTGAGGCCGTTGTATCAGGCTCGGTATCTCCTGATAACTTTGTCTTCGACCAGTCGAAACAGAAGATTGTCGACCGGATCATTGCCAGCAAAGAGACCGAGATCATTCCTGATGGTACAAAAGGGACAAAGGAAGTCCCTGTTCCCGAAGACCGGCGCACAAAACCCGTGCTCTCAGATGATGAGGTTGCACGCCTCGCCTCCCTTGGCAAACTCTCTGAGGATCACTATGGTGTTCCCCAGGATATCGAATGGGGAATTGTGGGAGAAGAAATCTATATTCTTCAGTCAAGGCCGGTTACAACGATCAAGGCACAGACCCAGACAAAGGCAGCAGCTCCAACCGGTCAGCAGACAGTCCTCCTTGAAGGCCAGGGCGCATCCCCCGGAACGGTTACCGGACGGGTTGCGATCATCAAGCAGATCAAGGATTCAGGCTCTGTTCAGGAAGGAGATATTCTCGTTGCAAAGATGACAAATCCCGATATGGTGCCTGCCATGCGTCGGGTATCCGGCATCATCACCGATGAAGGCGGTATGACCTGTCACGCTGCGATTGTCAGCCGCGAACTCGGCACCCCTGCTGTTGTCGGGACCAAGAAGGCGACAACAACCCTGAAGAACGGCCAGATTGTGACAATCGACGGTGATAAAGGTGTTGTATACGAAGGCGAGGTCCGGGCAGCCAGGGAGAAAGATGATGCGCCTGTACAGGCAGCCGCAGCACCGCTGGTCACTGCAACCCTGATCAAGGTGAATGTCTCACTTCCCGAAGCCGCAAAGCGGGCTGCCGCCACCGGTGCAGACGGTGTCGGGCTCCTCAGGATTGAGCATCTCATCCTTGGGATGAACAGGACCCCACAGTGGTTCATTGAACAGAAGCGTGAGGATGAGTTCATCGACGAACTCTATGAAGGTATTAAAACGATTCTTGACGCCTTCCCCGGCAAGCCCGTCTGGGTGCGGACACTTGATGCCCCGACTGATGAGTTCAGGAATATGGAGGGTGGAGAGGACGAGCCGGTTGAGCACAACCCGATGCTTGGATGGCGTGGAATCCGGCGCGATCTCTCGGTTCCTGAACAGTTCCGGCTCCAGGTGGAGGCATTCAAACGACTCTGGAAAGATGGATACGATAATCTTGGCCTGATGCTCCCGCTTGTGAACCATCCACGGGAATTTATCCAGGCAAAAGCCCTGCTCAGGGAATGGGGAGTTGCTGTTGACGCAGTCACCCTCGGTATCATGGTGGAGGTTCCGTCATCTGCCATCCTGATAGACGACTTCATCAGGGCGGGCATCAATTTTGCATCGTTTGGCACAAACGATCTCGTCCAGTATACCCTTGCTGTGGACAGGAACAACGAACATGTCGCCTCGATGTATGAACCAACCCACCCGGCGGTGCTGAAACTGATCGACTATGCGATCCAGCGGTGCCGATCTGCGGGTGTTGAATGCTCAATCTGCGGCCAGGCAGGATCAGACCCGGCAATGGTATCCTGGCTTGTCGAACATGGAATCAGGAGCGTCTCGGCAAACATCGATGCAGTACAGAAGATCCGTGAAGCTGCAGCCAGAACCGAGCAGCGGATGGTCCTTGACCTTGCGTATTCGAAGGGTGGCAATGAAGAATACCGGCTCTTCTGA
- the mfnA gene encoding tyrosine decarboxylase MfnA, producing MKNTGSSEEEVFSYLSSVRDEDEPYDRILSSMCTRPHKVAIAAHMQFIETNLGDPGLFPGTMRLEDELIRLLGDLLHCPEAGGYATSGGTESNIQALRIAQKQKPVESPNVIIPASAHFSFDKACDMLGLEMRTVPLDSGYRMDTSAIPDCIDRNTVGIVAVVGTTEYGMIDAIGEICAIAEEADLFFHVDAAFGGLVAPFLPDSDPWDFSLSGVSSVSVDPHKMGMSTIPCGALLLRDPKAFGCLNVDTPYLTVKKECTLAGTRPGAPVAGAYAVLRYLGREGLSAIVSGCMENTWRLIEGMEAFGYPRAVTPDVNVATFDCPLTPAGWRVSRTRQGHMRTVLMPHVTRDVVEAFLETIGES from the coding sequence ATGAAGAATACCGGCTCTTCTGAAGAGGAGGTCTTCTCCTACCTCTCTTCTGTCAGGGACGAAGACGAACCCTACGATCGCATCCTCTCCTCAATGTGCACAAGGCCGCACAAGGTTGCTATTGCTGCCCATATGCAGTTCATTGAGACAAACCTTGGCGATCCTGGTCTTTTTCCGGGTACGATGCGGCTTGAGGATGAACTGATCAGGCTCCTTGGTGATCTCCTCCACTGCCCTGAAGCTGGCGGCTATGCCACGTCCGGGGGTACAGAATCAAATATCCAGGCGCTCCGGATAGCCCAGAAGCAGAAGCCGGTTGAATCCCCAAATGTCATCATACCTGCATCTGCCCATTTCTCCTTTGACAAGGCGTGTGATATGCTCGGGCTTGAGATGCGGACTGTTCCCCTTGACTCCGGGTACCGGATGGATACGTCTGCAATTCCTGACTGCATAGACAGAAATACCGTCGGTATTGTTGCTGTTGTCGGAACCACAGAATACGGGATGATCGATGCAATTGGAGAGATCTGCGCAATTGCAGAGGAAGCGGATCTCTTCTTCCACGTCGATGCCGCGTTTGGGGGTCTTGTTGCACCATTCCTCCCTGATAGTGATCCATGGGACTTTTCTCTTTCCGGGGTCTCAAGCGTCTCAGTTGATCCCCATAAGATGGGGATGAGCACGATCCCCTGCGGCGCCCTCCTTCTCCGTGATCCTAAAGCATTTGGTTGCCTCAATGTTGATACGCCGTACCTGACCGTCAAGAAGGAATGTACCCTTGCAGGAACACGGCCCGGTGCGCCTGTGGCAGGTGCGTATGCCGTCCTCCGGTATCTTGGGCGTGAGGGCCTCTCTGCGATTGTCTCCGGGTGCATGGAGAATACCTGGCGTCTCATCGAAGGGATGGAGGCATTTGGGTATCCGCGTGCAGTCACGCCTGATGTGAATGTCGCCACCTTCGACTGTCCGCTTACACCTGCCGGGTGGCGCGTCTCCCGAACACGGCAGGGTCATATGCGCACCGTCCTGATGCCTCATGTGACCAGGGATGTGGTTGAAGCATTTCTAGAGACAATTGGTGAATCCTGA
- the hpt gene encoding hypoxanthine/guanine phosphoribosyltransferase, which yields MLEVLKKTLHTCPIVKRGEYTYFIHPITDGVPLVEPALLRDVACSLFKALDFSNVDKIIVTEAMGIHIGTVLSLMTDIPYTIIRKREYNLPGEVVIGQTTGYSKGTLYLNSVFEGDRVVVVDDVISTGGTIRAVLPAIESTGAIITDLCFVINRGNPDIGRPYKSLVTIDVDEDGVHVIDSYF from the coding sequence ATGCTTGAAGTACTGAAAAAAACACTCCATACCTGCCCGATCGTGAAGCGGGGTGAATATACATATTTTATCCACCCCATCACCGACGGTGTCCCGCTCGTTGAGCCCGCGCTTCTGCGGGATGTTGCCTGCTCGCTCTTCAAGGCGCTTGATTTTTCAAATGTCGACAAGATCATCGTCACCGAGGCAATGGGTATTCATATCGGCACTGTCCTCTCCCTGATGACCGATATTCCCTATACTATCATCCGGAAACGCGAATACAACCTCCCCGGCGAGGTGGTGATCGGCCAGACAACCGGCTATTCAAAAGGTACGCTCTATCTCAACAGTGTCTTTGAGGGTGACCGGGTGGTGGTTGTTGATGATGTTATCAGCACCGGCGGAACGATCCGTGCAGTTCTGCCCGCAATCGAATCCACAGGGGCGATCATAACCGACCTCTGTTTTGTCATCAACCGTGGCAACCCCGATATCGGGAGACCGTATAAGTCCCTTGTCACCATCGATGTTGATGAAGACGGCGTCCATGTCATTGATTCGTATTTCTGA
- a CDS encoding METTL5 family protein, translated as MKLRHLEIQLEKVAGIPDPDPAMEQYMTPAPLAARLLYDAYLAGDISGCVVCDPGSGTGILAIGAALLGAEQVYGIERDERLVAVAQENAKLLSVDCTFVPGELSDFQVSCDTVVMNPPFGAQKRHADRPFIDAALRIAPVVYGIFNKDSIPFLSSYITGRAAIVGMVAARFPIKRSFSFHKRAVLDIPVEIVCMRRI; from the coding sequence ATGAAACTGAGGCATCTTGAGATACAGCTCGAAAAAGTGGCAGGGATCCCGGATCCCGATCCCGCAATGGAGCAGTACATGACGCCCGCGCCCCTTGCTGCCCGGCTTCTCTATGATGCATATCTTGCCGGGGATATCAGCGGGTGTGTGGTCTGTGATCCCGGATCCGGGACCGGCATCCTGGCGATTGGTGCTGCCCTTCTTGGTGCAGAACAGGTGTATGGGATTGAAAGAGACGAACGCCTGGTGGCAGTTGCACAGGAGAATGCAAAACTGCTCTCCGTAGACTGTACATTTGTTCCCGGTGAGCTGAGTGACTTTCAGGTTTCGTGCGATACAGTGGTTATGAACCCCCCCTTTGGCGCACAGAAGCGGCATGCAGATCGCCCCTTTATCGATGCAGCTCTCAGGATAGCACCGGTGGTCTATGGGATCTTTAATAAAGACTCGATCCCGTTTCTCTCATCCTACATCACAGGGCGGGCAGCGATTGTGGGTATGGTTGCTGCCCGCTTTCCGATAAAACGCTCATTTTCGTTTCATAAGAGAGCGGTTCTGGATATCCCGGTTGAGATCGTCTGCATGAGGCGGATCTGA
- the dph2 gene encoding diphthamide biosynthesis enzyme Dph2 codes for MKTASMSLIRISEILDRIRPLPVRTVALQAPEGLKRELAAVADALRDEGYLVVISGDPCYGACDPALETLAYADILVHLGHTPIQDDDRILFEPVVLDLPLPPLDSVLQLITTDTIGLISTAQHAAALPRLADELQKHGIAAVISDPSPRTPLPGQVLGCTYAAARCAGADELLYFGSGVFHPIGAGIATGRRVVTLDPFTGDAGIVEADRLLRKRFGVIEKARLADRFGIIVSTKSGQNRMRLAEELMNHHPRADVILLREVTPDQLLNLGYPCYVNTACPRLALDDQIRFPVPVLSPAEFEILCGIRDWEAYEIDEIVA; via the coding sequence ATGAAGACGGCGTCCATGTCATTGATTCGTATTTCTGAGATCCTTGACAGGATCCGCCCTCTCCCTGTCCGGACCGTGGCGCTCCAGGCGCCTGAGGGGTTGAAACGGGAGCTGGCAGCAGTTGCCGACGCGCTCCGGGACGAAGGCTATCTGGTTGTCATCTCCGGTGATCCCTGTTATGGTGCATGCGATCCGGCACTTGAAACTCTTGCATACGCCGATATCCTTGTCCATCTCGGACACACGCCGATCCAGGACGACGATCGAATCCTCTTTGAGCCGGTTGTTCTGGATCTGCCTCTTCCGCCGCTTGATTCCGTCCTGCAGCTCATCACAACCGATACAATCGGACTCATCTCCACAGCCCAGCATGCCGCCGCCCTCCCCCGCCTCGCAGACGAACTGCAGAAGCATGGGATTGCTGCTGTGATCAGCGATCCCTCGCCCCGCACCCCCCTGCCGGGGCAGGTTCTCGGCTGCACCTATGCAGCAGCACGATGTGCCGGAGCCGATGAACTGCTCTACTTTGGATCAGGTGTCTTTCACCCGATTGGTGCTGGGATTGCAACCGGCAGACGGGTTGTCACGCTTGATCCCTTCACCGGGGATGCAGGGATTGTTGAGGCAGATCGGCTTCTCAGAAAGAGGTTTGGTGTTATTGAGAAAGCCCGTCTTGCAGATCGGTTCGGGATTATTGTCTCGACAAAATCCGGGCAGAACCGCATGAGGCTTGCTGAAGAACTCATGAACCATCACCCTCGTGCAGATGTCATTCTTCTCAGGGAGGTGACTCCTGATCAGCTCCTGAATCTCGGTTATCCCTGTTATGTCAATACTGCCTGCCCAAGACTTGCTCTTGATGACCAGATCCGGTTTCCCGTCCCGGTACTCTCCCCTGCCGAGTTTGAGATCCTCTGCGGGATACGTGACTGGGAAGCATATGAGATAGATGAGATTGTTGCATGA
- a CDS encoding MFS transporter, with amino-acid sequence MIKVPRSILGYTSGHIVIDLYSPVIPALIPLLILQPGIGYFLAGLLVSVFQVTSSLFQPVVGWLSDQSGWSAPIWLCILTSALCIGLYGVVQNYYLLLLFAAGAGISHALFHPAALLQVHGETTVHNRGTLTSIFVTGGNLGFAIGPVIVGILIGFGGLPALTLIAIPGLLMAAFLYSLTRRRAPLPKPVSAEVASPRIPLGPVSLIVTIAALRSWVIMASVAFFPAYLILTTGSSLVFANFMLTVMLLAGVVGQVTGGFLSDRYGRREVTILGLFACIIPYMLFFMTSGWIVLILMVLIGYLTWSTFSVTVTMAQEYLPGRVGLASGLLLGFSIGAGGLGVSIVGIAADLMTLPTALFALTIPLIAAAILSLALPRQASAPGVNQP; translated from the coding sequence ATGATAAAAGTTCCCCGCAGCATCCTTGGCTATACCTCAGGCCATATCGTCATCGATCTCTACAGCCCGGTGATCCCGGCACTCATCCCACTGTTGATCCTCCAGCCAGGGATCGGGTACTTCCTGGCAGGACTGCTCGTCTCGGTCTTCCAGGTGACCTCCTCACTCTTCCAGCCGGTCGTCGGGTGGCTCTCGGACCAGTCTGGATGGTCAGCACCGATCTGGCTCTGCATCCTGACGAGCGCCCTCTGCATCGGCCTCTACGGGGTGGTGCAGAATTATTATCTGCTCCTCCTCTTTGCCGCAGGAGCGGGCATCTCGCATGCCTTATTTCATCCTGCTGCGCTCCTCCAGGTCCACGGGGAGACAACAGTCCATAACAGGGGAACCCTCACCTCCATCTTTGTGACCGGGGGGAATCTCGGGTTTGCGATAGGCCCGGTCATCGTGGGTATTCTCATCGGGTTTGGGGGGCTTCCCGCGCTCACCCTGATTGCAATCCCCGGTCTTCTGATGGCGGCATTCCTCTACTCTCTCACACGGAGGAGAGCTCCTCTTCCAAAACCAGTGAGCGCTGAGGTGGCGTCTCCGCGGATCCCGCTTGGCCCGGTCAGCCTGATTGTGACAATAGCGGCTCTCCGCTCATGGGTGATTATGGCTTCTGTTGCATTCTTCCCGGCATACCTGATCCTGACAACAGGGTCATCACTTGTTTTTGCCAACTTTATGCTGACCGTGATGCTCCTTGCAGGTGTTGTCGGCCAGGTCACCGGCGGCTTCCTCTCTGATCGGTATGGCAGGCGTGAAGTGACGATCCTGGGTCTCTTTGCCTGCATTATCCCGTACATGCTCTTCTTCATGACATCGGGGTGGATTGTCCTCATCCTGATGGTGCTCATCGGGTACCTGACCTGGTCGACCTTCTCCGTCACGGTGACGATGGCACAGGAGTATCTCCCCGGCAGGGTCGGGCTCGCATCAGGGCTGCTTCTTGGCTTCTCGATTGGTGCAGGTGGTCTTGGTGTCTCTATTGTTGGTATTGCAGCTGACCTGATGACCCTTCCAACAGCACTCTTTGCACTAACGATACCCCTCATCGCAGCAGCCATCCTCTCACTTGCACTGCCGCGCCAGGCTTCTGCACCTGGGGTAAACCAGCCATAA